From a single Nicotiana tomentosiformis chromosome 2, ASM39032v3, whole genome shotgun sequence genomic region:
- the LOC138905943 gene encoding uncharacterized protein, giving the protein MHKTLRVMRATEMEGVELASYRLKEVAYSWFEMWEESREEGIPPTRWSEFVDAVIDHFFPAKTKATLASEFENLTQGSMSVWEYHMRFVHLSKYAIYKLTTMEAIVHRFVQGLSPLVINEAAIAALNSDMNSGKMVEFAQATETRKFKNRMEREGSNKARSMGNLGGSSGGSGGGRSAFRGGSSGLSQSFAQSSVSAPPLGPNQQQWRHFRPSQGNLGSYQQGRPGRRFQ; this is encoded by the coding sequence atgcacaagactcttcgagttatgcgtgctactgaaatGGAAggagtggaattggcctcctatcGCCTGAAGgaggtggcctattcttggttcgagatgtgggaggagtcccgtgaggaggggatcCCTCcgacgaggtggagtgagtttgtcgatgccgtcattgatcatttctttccTGCCAAGACTAAGGCAACCCTTGCCTCTGAGTTTGAGAACCTAACacaaggtagcatgagtgtgtgggagtaccatatgaggtTCGTGCACCTGTCCAAATATGCTATTTACAAGTTGACCACTATGGAGGCTATAGTGCATCGGTTTGTTCAGGGCCtcagccctttggttattaatgaggctgctataGCAGCCTTGAATTCGGATATGAACTCTGGGAAGATGGTGGAATTTGCTCAAGCCACCGAGACCCGTAAATtcaagaatagaatggagcgagagggtagcaataaggcccGGTCTATGGGCAACTtaggtggttcttctggtggcagTGGTGGTGGCaggtcagcattcaggggagGTTCATCAGGGCTatcccagtcctttgctcagtcttcggttAGCGCACCGCCATTAGGTCCCAATCAGCAGCAGTGGAGAcatttcaggcccagtcagggcaacctgggatcctaccagcagggtAGACCTGGAAGGAGATTCCAGTAG